The Monodelphis domestica isolate mMonDom1 chromosome 7, mMonDom1.pri, whole genome shotgun sequence genome window below encodes:
- the TAOK2 gene encoding serine/threonine-protein kinase TAO2 isoform X5 — protein MNLHRFVLRERPPTVIMDLIQRTKDAVRELDNLQYRKMKKILFQEAQNGPSAEVPEEEEETEPYLHRAGTLTSLESSHSVPSMSISASSQSSSVNSLADASDNEDEEEEEEEEEEEEEGPETGEMAMMQEGEHTVTSHSSIIHRIPGPENLYDDPYQPELPPTPVQAPQPPASSSSARRRAYCRNRDHFATIRTASLVSRQIQEHEQDSALREQLSGYKRMRRQHQKQLLALESRLRGEREEHGARLQRELEAQRAGFGAEAEKLARRHQAIGEKEARAAQAEERKFQQHILGQQKKELAALLEAQKRTYKLRKEQLKEELQENPSTPKREKAEWLLRQKEQLQQCQAEEEAGLLRRQRQYFELQCRQYKRKMLLARHSLDQDLLREDLNKKQTQKDLECALLLRQHESTRELEVRQLQAVQRTRAELTRLQHQTELGNQLEYNKRREQELRQKHAAQVRQQPKSLKVRPGEHPPAPPAPTPQALDPSSGPLGQQQAWELPSSSPRLEERSLLGEEAAQEHRTLGEKEAAVQERRILGEEGARASIGPEERRIVGEEAEEVVALSPSSGERKILGDLTWRLPHGEEAEDPETLSPSSRERRIVGQEEAEEWRLWGKEEWSVMGEELELGWVQGPVLPPVLEEEEDEEAPIGTPRDPGDGCSSPEIPPEPPPGPLRLSLPSQLPGLLSHGLLAGLSFAVGSSPGLLPLLLLLLLPLLAAQGGGGLQAALLALEVGLVGLGASYLLLCTALHVPPSLFLLLAQGVALGAVLGLSWRRGLAGVPLGLVAAWLLAWPSLALPLAAVAAGGSWLRQQGPRLRRELSRLWLRVLLRLSPSAFWTLQGCGAVGDRGLFTLYPKTNKDGFRSRLPVPGPRRGRPQRPRNPLALLAQAWALCKGWNWRLARAGRGLAAHLSPGAAQALARWGLLRGERPSRIPRLLRQGQHCPRPPVPPRVPPGATSSHRLRARKPRALPPWR, from the exons ATGAACTTG CACCGATTTGTGCTCCGAGAACGACCTCCCACAGTGATTATGGATTTGATCCAGAGGACCAAGGATGCAGTTCGAGAGCTAGATAACCTCCAATATCGGAAAATGAAGAAGATCTTATTCCAGGAAGCACAGAATGGCCCCAGCGCTGAAGTccctgaggaggaggag GAGACGGAGCCATACCTTCATCGGGCAGGGACACTGACCAGCTTGGAAAGTAGCCACTCAGTGCCCAGCATGTCTATCAGCGCCTCCAGTCAGAGCAGCTCTGTTAATAGCCTAGCAGATGCATCTGACAatgaggatgaggaagaggaagaagaggaggaagaggaagaggaagaaggcccagagactggagaaaTGGCCATGATGCAGGAAGGTGAACATACAGTCACCTCTCACAGCTCTATCATCCACCGAATCCCT GGTCCTGAGAACTTGTATGATGACCCCTATCAGCCAGAGCTACCCCCAACACCTGTACAGGCCCCTCAGCCTCCAGCTTCTTCCTCCTCTGCCCGTCGACGGGCCTACTGTCGAAACCGGGATCACTTTGCTACCATCCGAACTGCCTCCCTG GTTAGTCGTCAGATCCAGGAGCACGAGCAGGACTCGGCCCTGCGGGAGCAGTTGAGTGGCTATAAGCGAATGCGGCGGCAGCACCAAAAGCAGCTGCTGGCCCTAGAATCAAGACTTCGGGGTGAGCGGGAAGAGCATGGTGCCCGGCTACAACGGGAACTGGAGGCACAGCGAGCTGGCTTTGGGGCTGAGGCAGAAAAACTGGCCCGGCGTCACCAGGCCATTGGGGAGAAGGAGGCTCGAGCTGCCCAGGCAGAGGAGCGCAAGTTTCAGCAGCACATTTTAGGCCAGCAGAAAAAGGAGCTGGCTGCTCTTCTGGAAGCACAGAAACGTACCTATAAGCTGAGGAAGGAACAGCTTAAAGAG GAGTTGCAGGAGAATCCAAGCACCCCCAAGAGGGAAAAAGCCGAGTGGCTGCTGCGCCAGAAGGAGCAGCTGCAGCAGTGCCAGGcagaggaagaagctgggttGCTGCGGCGTCAGCGCCAGTACTTTGAGCTTCAGTGCCGCCAGTACAAGCGCAAAATGCTCCTGGCCCGCCACAGCCTGGACCAAGACCTGCTCCGGGAG GACCTAAACAAGAAACAGACCCAGAAGGATCTTGAGTGTGCGCTACTGCTGAGGCAGCACGAGTCGACTCGGGAGCTGGAGGTGAGGCAGCTACAGGCTGTACAGCGCACCCGAGCTGAGCTCACCCGTCTGCAGCACCAGACGGAGCTGGGAAACCAGCTGGAGTACAACAAGCGGCGTGAGCAGGAGCTGCGCCAGAAGCATGCTGCCCAAGTCCGCCAGCAACCCAAGAGCCTCAAAGTACGTCCTGGCGAACACCCCCCAGCCCCCCCAGCCCCTACCCCTCAGGCCCTGGACCCAAGCTCTGGACCCCTGGGACAACAGCAGGCTTGGGAGCTGCCCAGTAGCAGCCCCAGATTGGAGGAACGGAGCCTGCTAGGAGAGGAGGCAGCCCAGGAACACAGGACACTGGGAGAGAAGGAAGCAGCTGTCCAGGAGCGGAGGATTCTGGGAGAGGAAGGGGCTAGGGCCTCCATAGGGCCAGAGGAGCGGAGGATTGTGGGGGAGGAGGCCGAGGAGGTAGTGGCCCTGTCCCCCAGCTCTGGGGAACGGAAGATTCTGGGAGACCTGACATGGAGGCTACCCCATGGGGAGGAAGCTGAGGATCCTGAAACCCTGTCCCCCAGCTCCAGAGAGCGAAGGATTGTCGGCCAGGAAGAGGCTGAGGAGTGGAGGTTGTGGGGGAAGGAAGAGTGGAGTGTCATGGGAGAGGAGTTGGAGCTAGGGTGGGTTCAAGGGCCAGTCTTGCCCCCAgtcctggaggaggaggaggatgaagaagCCCCCATTGGGACTCCTAGGGATCCTGGGGATGGTTGTTCATCTCCTGAGATTCCTCCTGAGCCCCCCCCTGGTCCCCTAAGACTGAGCCTCCCTAGTCAGCTTCCAGGACTCTTGTCCCATGGCCTCTTGGCTGGTCTATCTTTTGCTGTGGGCTCCTCCCCAGGCCTCTTGccactactactattgctactgcTCCCACTCTTGGCAGCCCAAGGTGGAGGTGGCTTACAGGCTGCCCTGTTGGCTCTGGAAGTGGGTCTAGTGGGCCTAGGGGCCTCCTACTTATTGCTCTGCACAGCCTTGCATGTGCCTCCAAGTCTTTTCCTGCTTTTGGCCCAGGGGGTGGCCCTGGGGGCAGTGCTGGGGCTGAGTTGGAGAAGAGGCCTAGCTGGGGTGCCCCTAGGCCTTGTGGCTGCTTGGCTCTTAGCCTGGCCAAGCCTAGCCCTACCCTTAGCAGCAGTGGCAGCTGGAGGCAGCTGGTTAAGGCAACAAGGTCCAAGGCTTCGTCGGGAGCTGTCAAGGCTCTGGCTTCGGGTCTTGCTACGCCTATCACCATCAGCCTTCTGGACCTTACAGGGCTGTGGGGCTGTAGGCGATCGGGGCCTCTTCACCCTCTACCCTAAGACCAACAAGGATGGCTTCAGAAGCCGGCTGCCAGTCCCAGGACCCCGACGTGGGCGTCCACAACGGCCACGGAATCCCCTGGCCTTACTGGCTCAGGCTTGGGCCCTGTGCAAAGGGTGGAACTGGCGACTGGCTCGGGCTGGGAGGGGACTAGCAGCTCACCTATCCCCTGGAGCTGCCCAGGCATTGGCCCGATGGGGGTTGCTTCGGGGAGAACGACCAAGTAGGATCCCCCGGCTGCTGAGGCAGGGTCAGCACTGCCCAAGGCCCCCAGTCCCTCCCCGAGTCCCTCCTGGGGCTACTTCCAGCCACCGACTCAGAGCTAGAAAACCACGAGCCCTGCCACCCTGGAGGTGA
- the TAOK2 gene encoding serine/threonine-protein kinase TAO2 isoform X1, with amino-acid sequence MPAGGRAGSLKDPDVAELFFKDDPEKLFSDLREIGHGSFGAVYFARDVRSSEVVAIKKMSYSGKQSNEKWQDIIKEVRFLQKLRHPNTIQYRGCYLREHTAWLVMEYCLGSASDLLEVHKKPLQEVEIAAVTHGALQGLAYLHSHNMIHRDVKAGNILLSEPGLVKLGDFGSASIMAPANSFVGTPYWMAPEVILAMDEGQYDGKVDVWSLGITCIELAERKPPLFNMNAMSALYHIAQNESPVLQSGHWSEYFRNFVDSCLQKIPQDRPTSDVLLKHRFVLRERPPTVIMDLIQRTKDAVRELDNLQYRKMKKILFQEAQNGPSAEVPEEEEETEPYLHRAGTLTSLESSHSVPSMSISASSQSSSVNSLADASDNEDEEEEEEEEEEEEEGPETGEMAMMQEGEHTVTSHSSIIHRIPGPENLYDDPYQPELPPTPVQAPQPPASSSSARRRAYCRNRDHFATIRTASLVSRQIQEHEQDSALREQLSGYKRMRRQHQKQLLALESRLRGEREEHGARLQRELEAQRAGFGAEAEKLARRHQAIGEKEARAAQAEERKFQQHILGQQKKELAALLEAQKRTYKLRKEQLKEELQENPSTPKREKAEWLLRQKEQLQQCQAEEEAGLLRRQRQYFELQCRQYKRKMLLARHSLDQDLLREDLNKKQTQKDLECALLLRQHESTRELEVRQLQAVQRTRAELTRLQHQTELGNQLEYNKRREQELRQKHAAQVRQQPKSLKVRPGEHPPAPPAPTPQALDPSSGPLGQQQAWELPSSSPRLEERSLLGEEAAQEHRTLGEKEAAVQERRILGEEGARASIGPEERRIVGEEAEEVVALSPSSGERKILGDLTWRLPHGEEAEDPETLSPSSRERRIVGQEEAEEWRLWGKEEWSVMGEELELGWVQGPVLPPVLEEEEDEEAPIGTPRDPGDGCSSPEIPPEPPPGPLRLSLPSQLPGLLSHGLLAGLSFAVGSSPGLLPLLLLLLLPLLAAQGGGGLQAALLALEVGLVGLGASYLLLCTALHVPPSLFLLLAQGVALGAVLGLSWRRGLAGVPLGLVAAWLLAWPSLALPLAAVAAGGSWLRQQGPRLRRELSRLWLRVLLRLSPSAFWTLQGCGAVGDRGLFTLYPKTNKDGFRSRLPVPGPRRGRPQRPRNPLALLAQAWALCKGWNWRLARAGRGLAAHLSPGAAQALARWGLLRGERPSRIPRLLRQGQHCPRPPVPPRVPPGATSSHRLRARKPRALPPWR; translated from the exons ATGCCGGCAGGGGGCCGGGCTGGAAGCCTGAAGGATCCAGATGTGGCTGAACTCTTCTTCAAAGATGAccctgaaaaattattttctgatctCCGGGAGATTGGCCATGGCAGTTTTGGAGCTGTCTACTTT GCTCGTGATGTCCGGAGCAGTGAGGTTGTTGCCATCAAGAAGATGTCCTATAGTGGGAAGCAGTCTAATGAG AAATGGCAAGATATCATCAAGGAGGTGCGCTTTCTGCAGAAGCTTCGGCATCCAAATACCATCCAGTACCGAGGCTGTTACCTGAGGGAACATACTGCTTGG CTGGTGATGGAGTATTGCCTGGGCTCTGCCTCTGACCTTCTAGAAG tGCACAAGAAACCCCTTCAGGAGGTAGAGATTGCAGCTGTAACCCATGGTGCACTACAGGGCCTGGCCTATTTACACTCTCACAATATGATCCACAG GGATGTGAAGGCTGGGAACATCCTGTTGTCAGAACCAGGCTTGGTCAAGCTAGGGGACTTTGGCTCAGCTTCCATCATGGCACCTGCCAACTCCTTTGTGGGCACTCCATACTG GATGGCTCCTGAGGTGATTTTGGCCATGGATGAAGGTCAATATGATGGCAAGGTGGATGTGTGGTCTTTGGGGATTACCTGCATCGAATTAG CGGAGAGGAAGCCACCACTGTTTAACATGAATGCAATGAGTGCCTTATACCACATTGCACAGAATGAGTCCCCTGTGCTCCAGTCTGGACATTG GTCTGAGTACTTCCGAAATTTTGTTGACTCTTGTCTTCAGAAAATTCCTCAAGATAGACCAACTTCAGATGTGCTGCTCAAG CACCGATTTGTGCTCCGAGAACGACCTCCCACAGTGATTATGGATTTGATCCAGAGGACCAAGGATGCAGTTCGAGAGCTAGATAACCTCCAATATCGGAAAATGAAGAAGATCTTATTCCAGGAAGCACAGAATGGCCCCAGCGCTGAAGTccctgaggaggaggag GAGACGGAGCCATACCTTCATCGGGCAGGGACACTGACCAGCTTGGAAAGTAGCCACTCAGTGCCCAGCATGTCTATCAGCGCCTCCAGTCAGAGCAGCTCTGTTAATAGCCTAGCAGATGCATCTGACAatgaggatgaggaagaggaagaagaggaggaagaggaagaggaagaaggcccagagactggagaaaTGGCCATGATGCAGGAAGGTGAACATACAGTCACCTCTCACAGCTCTATCATCCACCGAATCCCT GGTCCTGAGAACTTGTATGATGACCCCTATCAGCCAGAGCTACCCCCAACACCTGTACAGGCCCCTCAGCCTCCAGCTTCTTCCTCCTCTGCCCGTCGACGGGCCTACTGTCGAAACCGGGATCACTTTGCTACCATCCGAACTGCCTCCCTG GTTAGTCGTCAGATCCAGGAGCACGAGCAGGACTCGGCCCTGCGGGAGCAGTTGAGTGGCTATAAGCGAATGCGGCGGCAGCACCAAAAGCAGCTGCTGGCCCTAGAATCAAGACTTCGGGGTGAGCGGGAAGAGCATGGTGCCCGGCTACAACGGGAACTGGAGGCACAGCGAGCTGGCTTTGGGGCTGAGGCAGAAAAACTGGCCCGGCGTCACCAGGCCATTGGGGAGAAGGAGGCTCGAGCTGCCCAGGCAGAGGAGCGCAAGTTTCAGCAGCACATTTTAGGCCAGCAGAAAAAGGAGCTGGCTGCTCTTCTGGAAGCACAGAAACGTACCTATAAGCTGAGGAAGGAACAGCTTAAAGAG GAGTTGCAGGAGAATCCAAGCACCCCCAAGAGGGAAAAAGCCGAGTGGCTGCTGCGCCAGAAGGAGCAGCTGCAGCAGTGCCAGGcagaggaagaagctgggttGCTGCGGCGTCAGCGCCAGTACTTTGAGCTTCAGTGCCGCCAGTACAAGCGCAAAATGCTCCTGGCCCGCCACAGCCTGGACCAAGACCTGCTCCGGGAG GACCTAAACAAGAAACAGACCCAGAAGGATCTTGAGTGTGCGCTACTGCTGAGGCAGCACGAGTCGACTCGGGAGCTGGAGGTGAGGCAGCTACAGGCTGTACAGCGCACCCGAGCTGAGCTCACCCGTCTGCAGCACCAGACGGAGCTGGGAAACCAGCTGGAGTACAACAAGCGGCGTGAGCAGGAGCTGCGCCAGAAGCATGCTGCCCAAGTCCGCCAGCAACCCAAGAGCCTCAAAGTACGTCCTGGCGAACACCCCCCAGCCCCCCCAGCCCCTACCCCTCAGGCCCTGGACCCAAGCTCTGGACCCCTGGGACAACAGCAGGCTTGGGAGCTGCCCAGTAGCAGCCCCAGATTGGAGGAACGGAGCCTGCTAGGAGAGGAGGCAGCCCAGGAACACAGGACACTGGGAGAGAAGGAAGCAGCTGTCCAGGAGCGGAGGATTCTGGGAGAGGAAGGGGCTAGGGCCTCCATAGGGCCAGAGGAGCGGAGGATTGTGGGGGAGGAGGCCGAGGAGGTAGTGGCCCTGTCCCCCAGCTCTGGGGAACGGAAGATTCTGGGAGACCTGACATGGAGGCTACCCCATGGGGAGGAAGCTGAGGATCCTGAAACCCTGTCCCCCAGCTCCAGAGAGCGAAGGATTGTCGGCCAGGAAGAGGCTGAGGAGTGGAGGTTGTGGGGGAAGGAAGAGTGGAGTGTCATGGGAGAGGAGTTGGAGCTAGGGTGGGTTCAAGGGCCAGTCTTGCCCCCAgtcctggaggaggaggaggatgaagaagCCCCCATTGGGACTCCTAGGGATCCTGGGGATGGTTGTTCATCTCCTGAGATTCCTCCTGAGCCCCCCCCTGGTCCCCTAAGACTGAGCCTCCCTAGTCAGCTTCCAGGACTCTTGTCCCATGGCCTCTTGGCTGGTCTATCTTTTGCTGTGGGCTCCTCCCCAGGCCTCTTGccactactactattgctactgcTCCCACTCTTGGCAGCCCAAGGTGGAGGTGGCTTACAGGCTGCCCTGTTGGCTCTGGAAGTGGGTCTAGTGGGCCTAGGGGCCTCCTACTTATTGCTCTGCACAGCCTTGCATGTGCCTCCAAGTCTTTTCCTGCTTTTGGCCCAGGGGGTGGCCCTGGGGGCAGTGCTGGGGCTGAGTTGGAGAAGAGGCCTAGCTGGGGTGCCCCTAGGCCTTGTGGCTGCTTGGCTCTTAGCCTGGCCAAGCCTAGCCCTACCCTTAGCAGCAGTGGCAGCTGGAGGCAGCTGGTTAAGGCAACAAGGTCCAAGGCTTCGTCGGGAGCTGTCAAGGCTCTGGCTTCGGGTCTTGCTACGCCTATCACCATCAGCCTTCTGGACCTTACAGGGCTGTGGGGCTGTAGGCGATCGGGGCCTCTTCACCCTCTACCCTAAGACCAACAAGGATGGCTTCAGAAGCCGGCTGCCAGTCCCAGGACCCCGACGTGGGCGTCCACAACGGCCACGGAATCCCCTGGCCTTACTGGCTCAGGCTTGGGCCCTGTGCAAAGGGTGGAACTGGCGACTGGCTCGGGCTGGGAGGGGACTAGCAGCTCACCTATCCCCTGGAGCTGCCCAGGCATTGGCCCGATGGGGGTTGCTTCGGGGAGAACGACCAAGTAGGATCCCCCGGCTGCTGAGGCAGGGTCAGCACTGCCCAAGGCCCCCAGTCCCTCCCCGAGTCCCTCCTGGGGCTACTTCCAGCCACCGACTCAGAGCTAGAAAACCACGAGCCCTGCCACCCTGGAGGTGA